The sequence AAAAGAGAGATGGTCTTCGCTCAAGTACAGATCCACACGGCAACAACGCGTTCTATGGCAACCATTCCGGACTACAAGTGCAGGGAGCCAGAGGTCACTGGTCACTCCCGTGTGCCTGCGCAGCAGGTCAAGGTGAGCCACACACAgttaatattacacacacacacacacacagaacacacgaacacacacacacacacacacccaacaccacaacagcacacacaacacaagacacCCACATCGCCACACCCacgacccacaacacacacacacaacacacccagcacacacacacacacacacacaaacagagacagaagagcagCCATATGCATGTAATGATGATATTTTCAGCCACTGTGTTTTATCCTGGcagtgataatgtgtgtgtgtgtgtgtgtgttgctctttgTAGGTATCTCAGTGAGCTCCTGCAGAGGGAGAACAGGGTTCTACATTTCTGGACACTGAAGAAGCGTTCGTCTGACCAGAGTGTCAACAGTAATCTGCGTTCCCAAGAGCAACCCAACAAGGTGAGTTTGCCCAACGCCTCGCTTTAGAATGAGTCACAGCACCACACAGGTGAGTTTGCACGCCTCCTTTAGATGAGGTCACACACCAAACAGGTGAGTTTGTTTTTGGCGACGCCTCCTTTAGCTGAGTCCACACCGCAACAGGTGAGTTTGCCACACCTTTCCTTTACAAGATGAGTCCACAACACCAACAGGTGAGTTTGTCCACCCGTCCTTTAGATGAGTCCACAACCCAACAGGTAAGTTTGCAACGCTACCTTTAGATGAGTCCACCCCAACAGGTGAGTTTGCCACAGCCTGCCTTTAGATGAGTCCACACGCCAAACAGGTGAGTTTGCCACACCTCCTTTAGATGAGTCCACACCCAACAGTGTGAGTTTGCCACACGTCCTGTTAGATGAGTCCACACCCATACACGGTGAGTTTTGCCAGCACGTCCTTTAGAATGACGTCCACACCCGCCAACAGGTGAGTTTGCCGACGGCCGTCCTTTAGATGAGTCCAAGCACCCAACAGGTGAGTTTGCCCCCGCCTTTCCCTTTAGATGAAGTCCACCCACACCCAACAGGTGAGTTTGCCACACCTCCTTTAGATGAGTCCACACCCAACAGGTGAGTTTGCCACACCTCCTTTAGATGAGTCCACACCCAGTTTGGGAAACCTGAGTTTGAGATGTAGAATTATAACAGAGCCATGTTGGCACCCAGACAACTGCATTACCCTGAAAATGgtttgtcctcctctctctctctttttctcgccctttccctctctctttatctctctctccatctctctctccaggcgtTGGATTGGCTGCAGCAGAGTGGTGAGCACTACCTGTCCATTCACACATCGCCAGGGGCAACCAGTGCAGAGACCCAGGACCTGCTGGCTCAACACAGGGAATTCTGCATCTCGGctaaggtgaacacacacacagacccactcacatacacacatgcttacacacacactacaaaggtaAGGGGTATATCAGAACAGTTCCCACAATCCATttctcccctctacctcctcccagcACACTCAGGAGAAGGTGCACCTGCTGATCCAGCTGGCAGAGAGCATGCTGGGTAAGGGCCACTCCCACAGGGTGGAGCTACGGAGGTGTGTGTCGACGGTGGACAAGCGCTACCGAGAGTTCTCCATGCGCATGGGCCAGTACCGGACCACACTGGAGACTGCACTGGGAGGCTgcacacaggtgtgtgtgagggttGGAGTGTGTGTTTCTTGACG is a genomic window of Salvelinus sp. IW2-2015 unplaced genomic scaffold, ASM291031v2 Un_scaffold8497, whole genome shotgun sequence containing:
- the LOC112079568 gene encoding kalirin-like, with protein sequence MVFAQVQIHTATTRSMATIPDYKCREPEVTGHSRVPAQQVKRENRVLHFWTLKKRSSDQSVNSNLRSQEQPNKMKSTHTQQALDWLQQSGEHYLSIHTSPGATSAETQDLLAQHREFCISAKHTQEKVHLLIQLAESMLGKGHSHRVELRRCVSTVDKRYREFSMRMGQYRTTLETALGGCTQDNKDLELELIPNSLSDSDPEVNLNDPNHEVSDEKRRTARKKEYIMSELLQTERVYVKDLQECIDTYLWEMTSGSEEIPSRIANKDDVVFGNIQDIYEFHNSIFLKELENYEQLPEDVGHCFVTWVRELANGDVSGCCLAIFSQACLHPPLRVSGGGDAPTT